The DNA sequence ATTGCTTTCCGGTTTGTTTGATGACAACGAGCTTCAATTCAGGCGGGATGATCGGCAGGTCCTCCAGCTTCCATGTCTTATATTCATTTCCATAGCTTTCCGGATCCGCAAGCGTCACTAAGTGGCCCAATGCCCACGTGACGATATATTGGCCGCCCTCTAAATACCCGTTAGCTGATTTTGTACAATTCAACACCCTGGCAATATCTCTGCCGACAGATGGTTTTTCTGCTAATACCAATGTTTTACTCATGTTAACATCCTTTCCTGATGCGCATTTCTATTGAAAGACTATTGCCTTATATACGGTAGACACTTCTTCTAGTTTAGCAGAACGACTGCTTTGGGTGAAACCGGTTTGCAGGGGAAATAGTTGATATTTGAAATTTCAGATTCCATTATGGTAGTGTGAATCATGATTCAATTTCATTAAAGGAGGGCTAACCATGCCAGCTCGTATGAATAGACAAATCCATTTGGTGAAGCGGCCAGAAACCATTCCAACTGAAGAACATTTCAAATTTGTAGAGGTTCCAGTCCCATCACTCGGGGAAAATGAAGTATTGATCCACAATCTGTATCTGTCCGTGGACCCGTATATGCGCGGCCGGATGAGCGACCAGAAATCTTACGTTGCCCCATTCAATCTGAATGAGAAGCTTGTGGGAGGCGTCGTAGGGGAAGTCGTTGAATCTTCTTCTTCCCGATTTTCCAAAGGAGATATCGTAACCGGGATGCTCGGCTGGGAAGAATATTCGAAAGCCACTGAAAAAGAAATACGGAAAATAGATCCTAACATGGCTCCAGTCACAACGGCTTTGGGGATACTGGGGTTGACGGGATTGACAGCCTACTTCGGCATCGAGGACATCTGCCGTCCGAAAGAAGGCGAAACCGTTGTCGTCTCTGGGGCTGCAGGAGCAGTCGGTTCCACTGCCGGCCAAATCGCAAAAATCTTCGGAGCAAGAGTCGTCGGGATTGCAGGGTCTGATGATAAAGTCAACTATATCCAAAAAGAACTCGGTTTTGATGCAGCGATCAATTACAAAACAACCGATGATATCCAGGCTGCATTGGAAGAAGCCTGCCCAAATGGAGTGGACGCCTACTTCGACAATGTCGGAGGAGAAATTTCCGATGCAGTGCTGAATCTATTGAACAAACATGCAAGAATCGCCCAATGCGGCGCCATCTCTTCCTATAATAAACCCGATGACCAGGGACCGCGGATTCAGACTAAGCTGATTAAGTCCAGTGCCCTGATTAAAGGATTCGTTGTTAGCGACTACTCGGACCGCTTTAAAGAAGGTGCTTCAAACTTAGGGAAATGGCTTTCTGAAGGAAAATTAACCTATGAAGAAACAATCGTTGAGGGATTTGAAAACATCCCGGAAGCTTTCCTGGGATTGTTCAAAGGAACCAACCGAGGCAAGCAGCTCGTCAAAATCGGAGAACCTGAGTATGGGGAAATTTAATCTCAAACACCAAAAGGCATCATCCCAATTCAAGGATGATGCCTTTTTCTGGTTCTATT is a window from the Falsibacillus pallidus genome containing:
- a CDS encoding NADP-dependent oxidoreductase, producing MPARMNRQIHLVKRPETIPTEEHFKFVEVPVPSLGENEVLIHNLYLSVDPYMRGRMSDQKSYVAPFNLNEKLVGGVVGEVVESSSSRFSKGDIVTGMLGWEEYSKATEKEIRKIDPNMAPVTTALGILGLTGLTAYFGIEDICRPKEGETVVVSGAAGAVGSTAGQIAKIFGARVVGIAGSDDKVNYIQKELGFDAAINYKTTDDIQAALEEACPNGVDAYFDNVGGEISDAVLNLLNKHARIAQCGAISSYNKPDDQGPRIQTKLIKSSALIKGFVVSDYSDRFKEGASNLGKWLSEGKLTYEETIVEGFENIPEAFLGLFKGTNRGKQLVKIGEPEYGEI